Proteins from a single region of Geothrix sp. PMB-07:
- the rsgA gene encoding ribosome small subunit-dependent GTPase A, with translation MKKYRLGQSREAQDLDHREAYSRERGGESKRRQRHAERLETGIEAHDAEALLRLPDASPWMHLPEATLIQRHSQWVDLETEDRALMRATLGGKLKGVRLVCGDRVRYSAVPVEPDDPSAPPPPPVRGDGGSPEAQVVAVMPRKSLLKRGGIDDREPWQLICANADELWVCAAVVDPPLRPGLLERAQVLALDAGLTFRVLVTKRDRASKKDTLPELDPLREQGVAIHETSALKGEGLEPLIGLLQGKVVVLLGHSGVGKSTLVNALHPDISLKTGGLTRFGTGKQTTTAARWLPLATGGTLVDTPGIRTLSVRGFDRSLLAHVFPEFPPEVLEDPMAFDPEDDATLDRLNLDYPERLQSLQRLWQEMDDRNPNQNVWR, from the coding sequence ATGAAGAAATACCGCCTCGGCCAAAGCCGGGAGGCCCAGGATCTGGACCACCGGGAGGCCTACTCCCGGGAGCGGGGCGGGGAGAGCAAACGGCGCCAGCGGCATGCGGAGCGGCTGGAAACCGGCATCGAAGCCCATGATGCCGAGGCCCTCCTGCGCCTGCCCGACGCCAGTCCCTGGATGCACCTGCCCGAGGCCACCCTCATTCAGCGGCACAGCCAGTGGGTGGATCTGGAGACAGAAGATCGCGCCCTCATGCGGGCCACCCTGGGCGGCAAGCTCAAGGGCGTTCGCCTCGTCTGCGGCGACCGGGTGCGGTACTCGGCCGTGCCCGTGGAGCCTGACGATCCCAGCGCGCCGCCGCCCCCGCCGGTGCGCGGCGATGGCGGCTCTCCCGAGGCCCAGGTGGTGGCGGTGATGCCCCGCAAATCGCTGCTCAAGCGGGGTGGCATCGACGACCGCGAGCCCTGGCAGCTCATCTGCGCCAATGCCGATGAACTCTGGGTCTGCGCCGCCGTGGTGGATCCGCCCCTGCGACCGGGCCTGCTGGAACGGGCCCAGGTGCTGGCGCTGGATGCGGGCCTGACCTTCCGCGTGCTGGTCACCAAGCGGGACCGCGCCTCGAAAAAGGACACCTTGCCGGAACTGGATCCCCTTCGCGAGCAGGGGGTGGCCATCCACGAAACCTCCGCCCTCAAGGGCGAAGGCCTGGAACCCTTGATCGGCCTTCTGCAAGGGAAAGTCGTGGTGCTGCTCGGCCACAGCGGCGTGGGGAAGAGCACCCTGGTGAACGCCCTGCATCCCGACATCAGCCTGAAAACCGGCGGCCTCACCCGATTCGGCACGGGCAAGCAAACCACCACCGCCGCCCGCTGGCTGCCTCTGGCCACCGGAGGCACCCTGGTGGATACGCCCGGGATCCGCACCCTCAGTGTGCGCGGGTTCGACCGCAGCCTGCTGGCCCACGTGTTCCCCGAGTTTCCGCCGGAAGTCCTGGAGGATCCCATGGCCTTCGACCCCGAGGATGACGCCACCCTGGATCGCCTGAATCTGGATTATCCCGAACGACTTCAGAGCCTCCAACGCCTGTGGCAGGAGATGGATGACCGCAACCCCAACCAGAACGTCTGGCGGTAA
- a CDS encoding sensor histidine kinase, with translation MVDRLDERDDWTAIWRSNPVVVAGLLVLLAANAILPLMYEGHLAVQFLDYSGVLALAFWTAGLACWRARRHGPAAFGLLGLGAALGGLRYLPTALRWPQARILGPAISILSLLALGIGFLTWPQQMRMPRDRIRASLDGLALSLSMFTVGWIVLGPLSQVGALSRDMMLIYLLQISVCLGLLALWLLRETRLEFPEQARAKAFVRGALVLLLFHSTLVVALRVTGHYRGTYLGHAAEVLHQGAIFLLAMAVLSPASAKSAVPPKPRPSPLRALIPSLVVLWVLCLIAILVFQPQAVPSKPLLGFGLALMGILLLRHGLLILDLERLSHSLEARVEARTRELEAHHREAMNDLRMRMMAGLAAGLAHDLNNLLGILRLRLGLLRETCTPEQLEDVDVLQQTSERAIAMTHRILSSDHRQEVAPLTFCLPDWLHAHHALLGAQLQPGQRLEITAPPQLQVCVDPGSLEQILQNLVSNARDAMGPDGHIKITAIPHGGRAGIEVRDNGPGLPQELQDRLFEPFFTTKRTGTGLGLATVRNLVHLNRGSIEVSSQPGRGTAFFIELPQEPLLA, from the coding sequence ATGGTGGATCGCCTCGACGAACGGGATGACTGGACGGCCATCTGGCGGTCCAACCCTGTCGTCGTGGCGGGCCTGCTTGTGCTGCTGGCGGCGAACGCCATCCTGCCCCTGATGTATGAAGGCCACTTGGCCGTGCAGTTTCTGGACTATTCGGGCGTCCTGGCACTGGCCTTCTGGACGGCGGGATTGGCCTGCTGGCGGGCCCGGCGCCATGGCCCTGCCGCCTTCGGCCTTCTGGGCCTGGGCGCAGCCCTCGGCGGCCTGCGCTACCTGCCCACCGCGTTGCGATGGCCCCAGGCTCGAATCCTTGGCCCCGCCATTTCCATCCTCAGCCTCCTGGCCCTCGGGATAGGGTTCCTCACCTGGCCCCAACAGATGCGCATGCCCAGGGACCGCATCCGGGCCAGCCTGGATGGCCTCGCGCTCTCTCTCTCCATGTTCACCGTCGGCTGGATCGTCTTGGGTCCCTTGAGTCAGGTGGGGGCCCTGTCCCGCGACATGATGCTGATCTACCTGCTGCAGATCAGCGTGTGCCTGGGGCTGCTTGCCCTGTGGCTGCTGCGGGAAACCCGTCTCGAATTCCCCGAACAGGCCCGGGCCAAAGCCTTCGTCCGTGGCGCCCTGGTCTTGCTCCTTTTCCATTCCACCCTGGTGGTGGCCCTGAGGGTGACCGGCCACTACCGCGGCACCTACCTGGGCCATGCCGCGGAGGTGCTTCACCAGGGCGCCATCTTCCTGCTGGCCATGGCCGTGCTCAGCCCGGCCTCAGCCAAGAGCGCCGTGCCGCCGAAACCGCGGCCCTCGCCCCTCCGGGCCCTCATCCCCTCCCTGGTGGTGCTCTGGGTGCTGTGCCTCATCGCCATCCTCGTCTTCCAGCCGCAGGCGGTCCCCTCCAAGCCCCTGCTCGGCTTCGGCCTGGCCCTCATGGGCATCCTCCTGTTGCGGCACGGCCTCCTCATCCTCGACCTCGAGCGGCTCTCCCACAGCCTCGAAGCCCGGGTGGAAGCACGCACCCGCGAATTGGAGGCCCACCACCGAGAAGCCATGAACGATCTGCGCATGCGCATGATGGCGGGGCTGGCGGCGGGGCTCGCCCATGATCTCAACAACCTGCTGGGCATCCTGCGGCTCCGCCTGGGATTGCTCCGGGAGACCTGCACGCCCGAGCAATTGGAAGATGTCGACGTGCTCCAGCAGACATCGGAGCGGGCCATCGCCATGACCCACCGGATTCTCTCTTCCGACCACCGGCAGGAGGTGGCACCGCTCACCTTCTGTCTGCCCGACTGGCTGCATGCCCACCACGCGCTGCTGGGCGCCCAGCTCCAACCGGGTCAGCGCCTGGAGATCACCGCCCCGCCCCAGTTGCAGGTCTGCGTGGATCCTGGGTCCCTCGAACAAATCCTCCAGAACCTCGTATCCAACGCCCGGGATGCCATGGGCCCCGATGGGCACATCAAGATCACCGCCATTCCCCACGGAGGCAGAGCGGGCATCGAGGTGCGTGACAACGGGCCGGGGCTGCCCCAGGAACTCCAGGATCGCCTGTTTGAACCCTTCTTCACCACCAAGCGCACGGGCACGGGACTGGGACTCGCCACGGTGCGCAACCTCGTGCACCTGAACCGAGGCAGCATCGAGGTGAGCAGCCAGCCGGGGCGCGGCACGGCCTTCTTCATCGAGCTGCCCCAGGAGCCGCTGCTAGCCTGA
- a CDS encoding lysophospholipid acyltransferase family protein encodes MQDRMQSESKLLGLVYGAVFGTLFPLFHFAARSFARRERGHDIADQIANAFMDLRPKYLEAILGNTARVLGLKPTHPQVERTARDMVRQHARAWVDFFYYGQRAPEEALAQFASIQGLEHLDGALAQGRGAILLTAHAGNYELGGVLLRARNLKVHAVYKPDRFEAVERLRESMRAQGGVVGIPVDGVGFSTLPLVKLLREGALVGMQGDRDFSLNGVPIPFFGREVPFPRGPWELAAMTGAPIITSFFYTDENRRFHAQLGEPVHILGERGDRMAAIEAGMREYVADLEALIRQHPSQWYCFYPFWDDPAREAPQPCPQS; translated from the coding sequence ATGCAAGATCGCATGCAGTCCGAATCCAAGTTGCTGGGCCTCGTCTACGGCGCGGTCTTCGGGACCTTGTTCCCGCTGTTCCATTTCGCGGCCCGGTCCTTCGCCCGGCGCGAGCGCGGCCACGACATCGCCGATCAGATCGCCAACGCCTTCATGGATCTGCGCCCCAAGTACCTGGAGGCCATTCTGGGCAACACAGCTCGGGTGCTGGGCCTGAAACCCACCCACCCCCAGGTGGAGCGCACCGCCCGGGACATGGTGCGCCAGCACGCCCGGGCCTGGGTGGACTTCTTCTACTACGGCCAGCGCGCCCCTGAAGAGGCGCTGGCCCAGTTCGCCAGCATCCAAGGGCTGGAGCACCTCGACGGAGCCCTCGCCCAGGGCCGGGGCGCCATCCTGCTCACCGCTCACGCGGGCAACTATGAACTGGGCGGTGTCCTCCTGCGGGCGCGCAACCTCAAGGTGCATGCGGTCTACAAACCCGACCGCTTCGAGGCCGTGGAGCGGCTGCGCGAAAGCATGCGCGCCCAGGGGGGTGTGGTCGGCATTCCCGTGGATGGTGTAGGTTTCTCGACGCTGCCTCTGGTGAAGCTTTTGCGCGAAGGCGCCCTCGTGGGCATGCAGGGCGATCGTGATTTCAGCCTGAACGGTGTGCCCATACCCTTCTTCGGTCGGGAGGTCCCCTTCCCCCGGGGGCCCTGGGAGCTGGCCGCCATGACCGGCGCCCCCATCATCACCAGCTTCTTCTACACGGACGAAAACCGGCGCTTCCACGCCCAGCTGGGCGAGCCGGTCCACATCCTGGGCGAACGGGGCGATCGCATGGCGGCCATCGAGGCGGGCATGCGAGAGTACGTGGCCGACCTCGAGGCCCTGATCCGCCAACACCCCAGCCAGTGGTACTGCTTCTACCCATTCTGGGATGATCCCGCGCGGGAGGCTCCTCAGCCTTGTCCCCAGTCATAG
- a CDS encoding ArsR/SmtB family transcription factor: MRTPLQPDRDQMDLHSVLYALSDPTRLEIVRQLATEKERACGTFGLGASKATLSHHFKVLREAGLIEIRMEGVYRYNSLRRHDLDARFPGLLKAILKGLENG; encoded by the coding sequence ATGCGGACACCCCTTCAACCTGACCGCGACCAAATGGACCTCCACTCAGTCCTGTATGCTCTGAGCGACCCCACCCGACTAGAGATCGTCCGGCAGTTGGCCACGGAGAAAGAACGTGCCTGCGGCACCTTTGGACTGGGGGCCTCCAAAGCCACGCTAAGTCATCACTTCAAGGTGCTCCGAGAGGCCGGGCTCATCGAAATCCGGATGGAGGGCGTCTACCGTTACAACAGCCTGCGACGCCACGATCTGGATGCGCGTTTTCCAGGCTTGCTCAAAGCCATCTTGAAGGGCTTGGAGAATGGCTAG
- a CDS encoding quinone oxidoreductase: protein MNHRISFHTIGTPNVLRWEEAPLPEPRPGEAKVRHRAIGVNYIDAYQRSGAYPVPLPAYPGFEAVGRVEALGSDTAGLQVGQRVGYVDGGAGAYSEAKNHPASRLIPLPETISDDEAAGLLFKGLTAHMLVRRVWRPQPGAWALVHAAAGGVGLVLTRWLTSEGVRVIGLVSTDEKAALAKAEGAEATLVVHRGDSYSALPNQVRQLTGRAGAAVVFDSTGRDTFESSLDSLAPFGLLVSYGRSSGPLPTFDPAELAKRGSLALQRPSIFHHVADHAILQSAAKEMFAAHAEGKLKAHIHRRLPLQEAAEAHALFESRATTGALILLP from the coding sequence ATGAACCACCGAATTTCCTTCCACACCATCGGAACCCCGAACGTGCTTCGCTGGGAAGAAGCCCCACTTCCAGAGCCGCGCCCTGGCGAAGCCAAGGTGCGCCACAGGGCCATCGGCGTGAACTACATCGACGCTTACCAACGCTCGGGGGCCTATCCCGTTCCGCTGCCCGCCTATCCTGGGTTTGAGGCGGTTGGCCGAGTCGAGGCGCTGGGATCTGACACTGCGGGCCTCCAGGTGGGCCAACGGGTGGGCTATGTGGATGGGGGCGCTGGCGCCTACTCGGAGGCCAAGAACCACCCCGCCAGTCGGCTGATACCTTTACCCGAAACCATTTCTGATGATGAGGCTGCAGGCCTGCTGTTCAAGGGGCTCACGGCCCACATGCTCGTCCGCCGCGTCTGGCGGCCTCAGCCGGGGGCCTGGGCCCTGGTCCATGCCGCGGCCGGTGGCGTGGGGTTGGTGCTTACCCGCTGGCTCACTTCGGAAGGGGTGCGAGTCATCGGACTCGTAAGCACCGATGAGAAGGCCGCTTTGGCCAAGGCGGAGGGGGCGGAAGCGACCCTGGTCGTTCACAGGGGAGATTCGTACAGCGCCCTTCCCAACCAGGTGCGCCAACTCACCGGTAGAGCAGGGGCGGCCGTGGTATTTGATTCCACCGGACGAGACACCTTTGAATCTTCCCTCGACAGCCTGGCGCCCTTTGGACTCCTGGTCTCCTATGGCCGAAGCAGTGGCCCCCTGCCAACCTTCGACCCCGCTGAACTGGCGAAGCGTGGGTCCCTGGCCCTCCAGCGGCCGAGTATCTTCCACCACGTGGCCGACCACGCCATCCTCCAATCTGCCGCCAAGGAGATGTTCGCGGCGCATGCAGAGGGCAAGCTGAAGGCCCACATCCACCGGCGACTGCCCCTTCAGGAAGCAGCGGAAGCCCATGCACTTTTCGAATCCAGGGCCACCACAGGAGCCCTCATTCTGTTGCCCTAA
- a CDS encoding metallophosphoesterase: MIAGAHDAMVADLRAAKQSVWRIVALHHPLFQTARTHIENRWIRPLSPLLEQYGVDLLMEGHVHNQPSLRTSSLSLVTED, encoded by the coding sequence GTGATCGCGGGCGCCCACGACGCCATGGTGGCTGACCTGCGGGCAGCGAAGCAGTCCGTTTGGCGTATCGTGGCCCTGCATCACCCCCTGTTCCAGACCGCCCGTACCCACATCGAGAACCGGTGGATCCGTCCCCTCAGCCCGCTGCTGGAGCAGTACGGTGTGGACCTGTTGATGGAGGGCCATGTGCACAACCAGCCGTCGTTGCGAACGAGCTCACTCAGCCTTGTGACCGAAGACTGA
- a CDS encoding 2Fe-2S iron-sulfur cluster-binding protein, with protein sequence MPTIKINDVELSVNPGTLVLDACRTVGIDIPHYCYHPALTPVATCRMCLVDIKGQPKLATSCTTTVPSAPKDNPDAVVMEVFTNTPAVADARAGVMEFLLINHPLDCPICDQAGECKLQDYSYSYGSGDSRMGEVKRRYRYEDLGAKIVIDKNRCIHCTRCVRFTREISGGGELTVASRGSHLEVTTFTGKSLDQNPYAGNVVDLCPVGALTSRDFRFKKRVWYLKSAPSISRHSALGNPIWIDHEGNQIHRFRPRPLEGKETTHFISDEERYAYKRYNREGQAAAAQLRGAEAPLEAIREALQSAGATAVIGQGTFGCDTAQRLGELASSPDLRYGSGDKTIPVLLPKYQTSADGILNRRGFTERSFRFGALEELLGKIQKGEVKAVVLLHDAAFTSEKETDLLAQILKAATFSLALEVDPSALGRSATAWLPITSFAEESDFIINHDGELRRYQKALQAPKGVRSVPAWVKDLAAVPATV encoded by the coding sequence ATGCCGACGATCAAGATCAACGACGTTGAACTGAGCGTGAACCCCGGCACCCTGGTGCTGGATGCCTGCCGTACCGTGGGCATCGACATTCCTCATTACTGCTATCACCCGGCGCTGACGCCCGTGGCCACCTGCCGCATGTGCCTGGTGGACATCAAGGGCCAGCCCAAGCTCGCCACCAGCTGCACTACCACCGTGCCGTCCGCGCCCAAGGACAATCCGGACGCGGTGGTGATGGAGGTCTTCACCAACACGCCCGCGGTGGCCGATGCCCGCGCCGGCGTGATGGAGTTCCTGCTCATCAATCATCCCCTGGACTGCCCCATCTGCGACCAGGCCGGCGAATGCAAGCTCCAGGACTACTCCTACAGCTACGGTAGCGGCGATTCCCGCATGGGCGAGGTGAAGCGCCGCTACCGCTACGAGGATCTGGGCGCCAAGATCGTCATCGACAAGAACCGCTGCATCCACTGCACCCGCTGCGTGCGCTTCACCCGCGAGATCAGCGGGGGCGGCGAATTGACCGTGGCCTCCCGCGGCTCCCACCTCGAGGTGACCACCTTCACTGGCAAGAGCCTGGACCAGAACCCCTACGCGGGGAACGTGGTAGATCTCTGTCCCGTGGGCGCCCTGACCAGCCGCGACTTCCGCTTCAAGAAGCGGGTCTGGTACCTCAAGAGCGCGCCTTCCATCAGCCGCCATTCGGCCCTGGGCAACCCCATCTGGATCGACCACGAGGGCAACCAGATCCACCGCTTCCGCCCCCGGCCCCTGGAGGGCAAGGAGACCACCCACTTCATCAGCGACGAAGAACGGTACGCCTACAAGCGCTACAACCGCGAGGGGCAGGCCGCTGCGGCGCAGCTGAGAGGCGCTGAGGCCCCCCTGGAGGCCATCCGCGAGGCCCTGCAGTCTGCGGGTGCCACCGCGGTGATCGGCCAGGGCACCTTCGGCTGTGACACCGCCCAGCGTCTGGGAGAACTGGCCTCCTCGCCGGACCTCCGCTACGGCAGTGGCGACAAGACCATTCCCGTGCTGCTGCCCAAGTACCAGACCAGTGCCGATGGCATTCTCAACCGCCGTGGATTCACGGAACGCAGCTTCCGTTTCGGCGCGCTCGAAGAGCTCCTCGGCAAGATCCAGAAGGGCGAGGTCAAGGCGGTGGTGCTGCTGCACGACGCCGCGTTCACCAGCGAGAAGGAAACCGACCTGCTGGCGCAGATTCTCAAGGCCGCGACGTTCAGCCTGGCCCTGGAAGTTGACCCCTCGGCTCTGGGCCGCTCCGCCACGGCCTGGCTGCCCATCACCAGCTTTGCCGAGGAGAGCGACTTCATCATCAACCACGATGGCGAACTGCGCCGCTACCAGAAGGCGCTGCAGGCCCCCAAGGGCGTGCGCTCCGTTCCCGCCTGGGTGAAGGATCTGGCTGCCGTTCCCGCCACGGTTTAA
- the purH gene encoding bifunctional phosphoribosylaminoimidazolecarboxamide formyltransferase/IMP cyclohydrolase, with the protein MPTALISVYDKTGLIPLAEGLLAQGWRLLATGGTLRTLQEAKFEAMEVAAYTGAPECFDGRVKTLHPRIHGGLLFRRDLADHVSDAKAQGIEPIDLVVINLYPFEATVAREGTTTAEAIEQIDIGGPSMIRSASKNHASVTVLTSPDQYAPFLEKLQSGSWSLEDRRRCALEAFRRTAAYDAAISGWMERELTSQATPDLPHHLSLNLVQKQGLRYGENPHQPAAFYVEPGRRTEGMASCIQHQGKELSFNNLLDADACARLVWQFPAPACVIVKHNNPCGVGQGPHALEAFMRAQAGDPLSAFGGIVAFNRPVGVEVAHVMAQNFWEVILAPSFTGEALEVFAAKKQLRILQTPDQWPQSAEGLDTRSIGGGYLVQRADDAFAPFESWEVKATGTGPKPRTEDLVLAQRVAKAVKSNAIVLVKDGATVGIGAGQMSRVDSVEIACRKAGDRARGAALGSDAFFPFADGLEVAARHGVSAFVEPGGSLRDKEVIEAAQKLGVWLFFTGMRHFRH; encoded by the coding sequence ATGCCGACGGCATTGATCTCGGTGTATGACAAGACGGGGCTCATCCCCCTGGCGGAGGGCCTGCTGGCCCAGGGCTGGCGGCTGCTGGCCACGGGCGGCACCCTGCGCACCCTGCAGGAGGCCAAGTTCGAGGCCATGGAGGTGGCCGCCTACACCGGCGCCCCGGAATGTTTCGATGGCCGGGTGAAGACCCTCCACCCCCGCATCCACGGCGGCCTGCTCTTCCGGCGGGACCTGGCCGACCATGTGTCCGACGCCAAAGCCCAGGGCATCGAGCCCATCGACCTGGTCGTGATCAACCTCTACCCCTTCGAAGCCACCGTTGCTCGGGAAGGAACCACCACCGCCGAAGCCATCGAACAGATCGACATCGGAGGCCCCAGCATGATCCGCAGCGCCTCCAAGAACCATGCTTCCGTGACGGTGCTGACCTCGCCCGACCAGTACGCCCCCTTCCTTGAGAAGCTGCAGTCCGGCTCCTGGAGTCTGGAGGACCGGCGTCGATGCGCCCTGGAGGCCTTCCGCCGCACCGCCGCCTACGACGCCGCCATTTCCGGCTGGATGGAGCGGGAGCTCACCTCCCAGGCCACCCCCGACCTGCCCCACCACCTCAGCCTGAACCTCGTCCAGAAGCAGGGCCTGCGCTACGGGGAGAACCCCCATCAGCCCGCCGCCTTCTACGTGGAGCCCGGGCGCCGCACCGAGGGCATGGCCTCCTGCATCCAGCACCAGGGCAAGGAGCTGAGCTTCAACAACCTGCTGGATGCTGATGCCTGCGCCCGCCTGGTCTGGCAGTTCCCGGCCCCGGCCTGCGTCATCGTCAAGCACAACAACCCCTGCGGTGTGGGCCAGGGGCCCCATGCCCTGGAAGCCTTCATGCGCGCCCAGGCCGGCGATCCCCTCAGCGCCTTCGGCGGCATCGTGGCCTTCAACCGCCCCGTGGGCGTGGAAGTGGCCCATGTCATGGCCCAGAATTTCTGGGAAGTGATCCTGGCACCCTCCTTCACTGGCGAGGCCCTGGAGGTGTTCGCCGCCAAGAAACAGCTGCGCATCCTGCAGACCCCCGATCAGTGGCCCCAGAGCGCCGAGGGACTGGATACCCGTTCCATCGGGGGCGGCTACCTGGTGCAGCGTGCTGACGACGCCTTCGCACCCTTTGAGTCTTGGGAGGTCAAGGCCACCGGCACCGGCCCCAAGCCCCGCACCGAGGATCTGGTGCTCGCCCAGCGGGTGGCCAAGGCCGTGAAGTCCAACGCCATCGTGCTGGTGAAGGATGGCGCCACCGTGGGCATCGGCGCGGGCCAGATGAGCCGCGTGGATTCCGTGGAGATCGCTTGCCGCAAGGCCGGTGACCGCGCCCGCGGCGCCGCCCTGGGCAGCGATGCCTTCTTCCCCTTCGCCGATGGCCTGGAAGTGGCCGCCCGCCATGGCGTCTCCGCCTTCGTGGAGCCCGGCGGCAGCCTGCGCGACAAGGAAGTGATCGAAGCGGCCCAGAAGCTGGGCGTGTGGCTGTTCTTCACCGGCATGAGACACTTCCGGCACTGA